The Actinomycetota bacterium genome has a window encoding:
- a CDS encoding integrase produces MPAKVVSERLGHANIGITLDTYGHVMPQLDRDSANKVASLIFGDYEEGSSDGS; encoded by the coding sequence GTGCCGGCGAAGGTGGTCAGTGAACGCCTGGGCCACGCCAACATCGGCATCACGCTGGACACCTACGGCCACGTCATGCCGCAGCTGGACCGGGATTCGGCCAACAAGGTTGCCAGCCTGATATTTGGGGACTACGAGGAGGGCTCGTCGGATGGTTCGTGA
- a CDS encoding type II toxin-antitoxin system antitoxin SocA domain-containing protein — MGYEDDGDASRAVVAVLAAAAGVGAVITRTKLAKLLYLSDLRAVESLGQPMSGVRWQWLNHGPFDYDLLGLEARLVALGKVGRVEQANPFGTPEYRLTLVDDVVNVNIDSKFWEIVRGVVAEFGSYAASSLRDITYQTAPMIEAQKRGQRGVELDLDIIRPMPDAKAAVSRLLRKVGQLPVQDTEDGAMEDLACDIRSLAKLRKRANRQLLS; from the coding sequence ATGGGGTATGAGGACGACGGCGATGCGAGCCGCGCAGTGGTTGCCGTATTGGCAGCGGCTGCTGGAGTCGGGGCTGTCATCACTCGGACGAAGCTTGCAAAGTTGCTCTATCTCAGCGACTTGCGGGCTGTTGAGTCGTTGGGGCAACCAATGAGCGGAGTGCGTTGGCAATGGCTGAACCACGGTCCTTTTGACTACGATCTGCTTGGTTTGGAGGCGCGCCTCGTTGCCCTCGGCAAGGTAGGGCGAGTCGAACAGGCTAATCCGTTCGGCACCCCCGAGTATCGTCTGACGCTTGTTGATGACGTGGTGAATGTCAACATTGATTCGAAGTTCTGGGAGATCGTCAGGGGGGTTGTGGCTGAATTCGGATCGTATGCTGCCTCTTCCCTTAGGGATATCACCTATCAAACGGCTCCGATGATTGAGGCCCAAAAGCGCGGGCAACGAGGGGTTGAGCTAGACTTGGACATTATTCGGCCCATGCCGGACGCTAAGGCGGCCGTTTCCAGGCTCCTGCGCAAGGTGGGCCAACTTCCGGTACAAGACACCGAGGATGGAGCAATGGAGGACCTTGCTTGTGACATCCGGAGCTTGGCTAAGCTTCGCAAGCGGGCGAATCGCCAACTGTTGAGTTGA